In the genome of Paludisphaera rhizosphaerae, one region contains:
- a CDS encoding DUF885 domain-containing protein: MPTRPAAFASIILNCLLAAALADDVAVEPLGPMLAAPRSELIPVVSRWSNDARGMDGARRVDSWPSARGRELAYAQAWAARLREVDFEALSPEGKIDYLLLANDLRSTAETQPFALQRDASVASFVPFAKSIETLDEARFKLAPVDPEGAAAKLSEIRKQAEELRKSIAERKKEDKLKPELAYRALEQVSANRQALERWFRHYEGFDPLFSWWCREPQRKADEALGELVKALREASGLSAEPKPGDDRQPPLGSPIGSEELAVLLRGEMIAYSPEELIAIAEREFEWCKAERRRAASELGCGDDWKAAMEKIKGDVVRPGEQDRAVRDLVAETLAFLDQHDLVTVPKLARENWTLDPTPPENQKTSPYFFYSPGANTVGMAYAGEKQDLDGKRSAMRSNNVHFTKNAALHELIPGHHLQSFSMARHNAHRRPFGTPFWMEGWSLYWEMLAWDLGFPKTPADRLGFLFWRSHRCARVVFSLKYHLGKMTADQAIDYLVNEVGHERAAAEGEVRRSLAGGYGPLYQAAYMIGGLQFRALHRELVDSGKMTNREFHDRILQGGSMTVEMVRARLTGQSLTRDHKPSWKFAGEAVPIVGASIP, from the coding sequence GATGCTGGCCGCGCCCAGGAGCGAGCTGATTCCCGTCGTTTCGCGGTGGTCGAACGACGCTCGAGGGATGGACGGGGCCCGTCGGGTCGACTCGTGGCCCTCGGCGCGAGGGCGTGAGTTGGCTTACGCCCAGGCGTGGGCGGCTCGGCTGCGGGAGGTGGATTTCGAGGCCCTCAGCCCGGAAGGGAAGATCGACTATCTGCTGCTGGCCAACGACCTCCGCTCGACGGCCGAGACGCAGCCGTTCGCGCTTCAGCGCGACGCGTCGGTCGCCTCGTTCGTGCCGTTCGCGAAGTCGATCGAGACGCTCGACGAGGCCCGGTTCAAACTGGCTCCGGTCGATCCCGAGGGGGCGGCGGCGAAGCTTTCGGAGATCCGCAAGCAGGCGGAGGAGCTGCGGAAGTCGATCGCTGAAAGGAAGAAGGAGGACAAGCTGAAGCCGGAGCTAGCCTATCGAGCCCTGGAACAGGTCTCGGCGAACCGCCAGGCGCTTGAGCGTTGGTTCCGCCATTACGAGGGCTTCGACCCGCTCTTCTCGTGGTGGTGCCGCGAGCCCCAGCGCAAGGCCGATGAGGCGCTCGGCGAGCTGGTGAAGGCCCTCCGCGAAGCCTCCGGCCTCTCCGCAGAGCCCAAGCCGGGCGACGACCGCCAGCCGCCGCTGGGTTCGCCGATCGGTTCCGAGGAGCTGGCCGTCTTGCTCCGGGGCGAGATGATCGCCTATTCCCCCGAGGAGCTGATCGCGATCGCCGAGCGCGAGTTCGAATGGTGCAAGGCCGAGCGCAGGAGGGCCGCCTCCGAGCTGGGTTGCGGCGACGACTGGAAGGCCGCGATGGAGAAGATCAAGGGGGACGTCGTCCGTCCCGGCGAGCAGGACAGGGCGGTCCGCGATCTGGTGGCCGAGACGCTGGCGTTCCTCGACCAGCACGATCTGGTCACGGTGCCGAAGCTCGCCCGCGAGAACTGGACGCTCGACCCGACGCCGCCGGAGAACCAGAAGACGAGCCCGTACTTCTTCTACAGCCCCGGCGCGAACACCGTCGGCATGGCCTACGCGGGGGAGAAGCAGGACCTGGACGGCAAGCGGTCGGCGATGCGTTCCAACAACGTCCACTTCACCAAGAACGCCGCGCTCCACGAGCTGATCCCCGGCCATCACCTCCAGTCGTTCTCGATGGCCCGCCACAACGCCCACCGTCGGCCGTTCGGCACGCCGTTCTGGATGGAGGGCTGGTCGTTGTACTGGGAGATGCTGGCCTGGGACCTGGGCTTCCCCAAGACCCCGGCCGACCGCCTGGGCTTCCTCTTCTGGCGTTCGCACCGCTGCGCCCGCGTGGTCTTCTCGCTCAAGTACCACCTGGGCAAGATGACCGCCGACCAGGCCATCGACTACCTCGTCAACGAGGTCGGCCACGAACGAGCCGCCGCCGAAGGCGAGGTCCGCCGCTCACTCGCCGGCGGCTATGGACCCCTCTATCAAGCCGCCTACATGATCGGCGGCCTCCAGTTCCGAGCCCTCCACCGGGAACTCGTCGACTCCGGCAAAATGACCAACCGCGAATTCCACGACCGCATCCTCCAGGGCGGCTCCATGACCGTCGAAATGGTCCGCGCCCGCCTGACCGGGCAATCCCTGACCCGCGACCACAAGCCCTCGTGGAAGTTCGCCGGGGAGGCCGTCCCGATCGTTGGAGCGTCGATTCCATGA